In a single window of the Delftia tsuruhatensis genome:
- a CDS encoding M16 family metallopeptidase, with product MTQDKPLAATELQHPATALHTLPNGVRLLALPMPHLQSVSVGVFLRVGSRDESPASNGISHVLEHMAFKGTHSRSVQAINLDAERLGAEVNAFTGKDITGYFMTGLGRHAQALLEMTADIVLNSVFPEQELQRELEVIRQEAIEYEEDPEDSAGDLLDRAIWGDHPMGMPVIGTVANIEGFTRQDLVRHVQTHYVAEKTVVVAAGNFDVPAWMEQAAQLFAGMPASTDPAVGLPPRPASYVGQALARRFTQVSQVFVNLAYPLACEPGQGEHPLRARLVASLATHLLGEGMSSPLVDTVRERLGLAYTAYAAMEGGDVWSHFIVHAVTTPDKLEALVAATGGLLRAQAAGIDPVHLERAKNQLAVSRVRAGERTYATMERAVEELFAHGSVTSVAEALAMIDGIGAEEVRKVFERMLDHPPAVAITGKGANARTARQLAAGLAA from the coding sequence ATGACTCAAGACAAACCCCTGGCGGCAACCGAATTGCAGCATCCTGCCACGGCCCTGCACACTCTCCCGAACGGAGTCCGGCTGCTGGCGCTGCCCATGCCGCACCTGCAGAGCGTCAGCGTGGGCGTGTTCCTGCGCGTGGGCTCCCGCGACGAGAGCCCCGCCAGCAACGGCATCAGCCATGTGCTCGAGCACATGGCGTTCAAGGGCACGCACTCGCGTTCCGTGCAGGCGATCAACCTGGATGCGGAGCGGCTGGGCGCGGAGGTCAACGCCTTCACGGGAAAGGACATCACCGGCTATTTCATGACCGGCCTGGGCCGGCATGCGCAGGCCCTGCTGGAAATGACGGCGGACATCGTGCTGAACAGCGTGTTTCCCGAGCAGGAGTTGCAAAGGGAGCTGGAGGTGATACGGCAGGAGGCCATCGAGTACGAAGAGGACCCCGAGGACAGCGCCGGCGATCTGCTGGACCGCGCCATCTGGGGCGACCACCCCATGGGCATGCCGGTGATCGGCACGGTCGCCAACATCGAAGGCTTCACGCGGCAGGATCTGGTGCGCCATGTGCAAACCCATTACGTGGCAGAAAAGACCGTCGTCGTAGCGGCCGGAAACTTCGATGTCCCGGCCTGGATGGAGCAGGCTGCGCAGCTGTTCGCCGGCATGCCTGCGTCGACCGATCCCGCCGTGGGACTGCCACCCCGGCCCGCAAGCTATGTGGGGCAGGCCCTGGCCCGGCGTTTCACGCAGGTGTCCCAGGTGTTCGTGAACCTGGCCTATCCCCTGGCGTGCGAGCCGGGGCAGGGCGAGCACCCGCTGCGCGCGCGTCTCGTGGCCTCGCTGGCCACCCATCTGCTGGGGGAGGGGATGTCCTCGCCCCTGGTCGATACCGTGCGCGAACGGCTCGGCCTGGCCTATACGGCCTATGCGGCGATGGAGGGCGGCGACGTCTGGTCCCACTTCATCGTGCATGCCGTCACGACACCGGACAAGCTCGAAGCGCTGGTGGCCGCGACAGGCGGCCTGCTGCGCGCCCAGGCGGCCGGCATCGACCCCGTGCATCTGGAACGGGCCAAGAACCAGCTGGCGGTCTCCCGTGTGCGCGCGGGCGAGCGGACCTACGCCACCATGGAGCGGGCCGTAGAGGAGCTCTTTGCCCATGGCAGCGTGACGTCCGTGGCCGAGGCGCTGGCGATGATCGATGGCATTGGCGCAGAGGAGGTGCGAAAGGTCTTCGAGCGCATGCT
- a CDS encoding SMI1/KNR4 family protein, translating into MTIAMTAEQSHQRIWEILDPVDSTCFQVVAAPAPGPGALAALEAAAGFAVPPAYAGFFEGLCRRNNGLCVMAREEVWPQAREFDVGPAWTFWRGLVLLGMDAPELPDWASISAQQRRLAESGQTGILPLLKVVGDGSRVWGIDRAGTLVETGDLDEPVPLDGDLLDLYAVQIAELVQRQKDMAQAIARRQSGTKGRLPG; encoded by the coding sequence ATGACCATTGCCATGACGGCTGAACAATCGCACCAACGCATCTGGGAGATCCTTGACCCTGTGGACTCCACGTGCTTCCAGGTCGTCGCGGCGCCCGCGCCCGGCCCGGGGGCGCTGGCCGCCCTGGAGGCGGCCGCCGGCTTTGCCGTGCCGCCGGCCTACGCGGGCTTCTTTGAGGGCCTGTGCCGGCGCAACAACGGCCTGTGCGTCATGGCGCGCGAAGAAGTCTGGCCGCAGGCACGGGAGTTCGACGTCGGTCCGGCCTGGACCTTCTGGCGTGGCCTGGTGCTGCTGGGCATGGATGCGCCTGAGCTGCCCGACTGGGCCAGCATCTCGGCCCAGCAGCGGCGGCTTGCCGAGTCCGGCCAGACGGGCATCCTGCCCCTGCTCAAGGTGGTGGGCGACGGCAGCCGGGTGTGGGGCATCGACCGGGCGGGCACCCTGGTGGAGACCGGCGACCTGGACGAACCCGTGCCCTTGGACGGCGATCTGCTGGACCTTTATGCCGTGCAGATCGCCGAGCTGGTGCAGCGCCAGAAGGACATGGCGCAGGCTATCGCACGGCGCCAGTCCGGCACCAAGGGGCGGCTGCCCGGCTGA
- a CDS encoding SMI1/KNR4 family protein, translating to MREMREMGEGQAMGAMEAAGSTDSTGALDDVDCEGLWADGPSAGDGYTEPAPSEKLIAEIESELGVRLPSAYVELARRRNGGHVRRSCHPVDEPTGWADDHIMITGIYAIGRTVDQSLLGPLGSTFMRDEWGYPAWGVGIGDTPSAGHEQPMLDYRECGPQGEPSVVHVDQERDYRVTFVAPDFASFIRGLVSDAP from the coding sequence ATGAGGGAAATGCGGGAAATGGGGGAGGGGCAAGCAATGGGGGCAATGGAGGCCGCGGGCTCAACGGATTCAACAGGCGCATTGGACGATGTCGATTGCGAGGGCCTCTGGGCCGATGGGCCGTCGGCCGGCGATGGATATACCGAGCCAGCGCCTTCCGAAAAGCTGATTGCCGAAATCGAGTCCGAACTCGGCGTGCGCCTGCCCTCCGCCTATGTGGAGCTGGCAAGGCGGCGCAATGGCGGCCATGTGCGGCGCAGCTGCCATCCGGTCGACGAGCCCACGGGCTGGGCCGATGACCACATCATGATCACCGGCATCTATGCCATTGGCCGCACGGTCGATCAGTCATTGCTGGGCCCTCTGGGATCCACCTTCATGCGCGATGAATGGGGCTATCCGGCCTGGGGCGTGGGGATTGGCGATACGCCGAGTGCCGGGCATGAGCAGCCCATGCTGGACTACCGCGAATGCGGGCCGCAGGGGGAGCCATCGGTCGTCCATGTGGATCAGGAGCGCGATTACCGGGTGACTTTCGTTGCGCCGGATTTCGCCAGCTTCATTCGCGGGCTGGTCAGCGATGCCCCCTGA
- a CDS encoding TerD family protein — protein sequence MHRVIEPGSAQEFESLLEPLVASRSALSEADAADVVWFIRQYRGDVFRLLPEAIALREIRALVGGALLLHVDRGAPRDAFLQRHIETATDVLRLAVALSGGDISLATASKRFTAMKRGTRRLLLGLLDRAPNATEDVMRHAERWKRLAEVLHPGDYADKYPQALAALTAARRNDAPASFGSRVETLLARRHIAALTPLLRSRPGEFARRLDVSLRRADDAGAVLDAFEAVAAQVATPILLQLLAQARAPRPLPLRAFTPKGAVARIYGIADRRDPLAPELLARTARICEDALMARFARLPPLGPCFIDPALRDYAVPLAQRAASKSLRTLVRGSRLPLPDTRFIRLFLWWKNGRSRTDIDLSAAFFDTRFVFMQTVAYYNLTAFGGCHSGDIVDAPQGASEFIDLDIDALVEKGIRYVVTSINSYTEQPYCDLPECFAGWMARADTASGEAFEPRSVVDRIDIASDTQICLPFVMDLQERRMIWADLGLTAAPRWNNVRNNLSGVSLMMRALVHTPRPDLETLFDLHARARGERVDEAGQAQTVFAPHQGVTPLEVDVIRARFL from the coding sequence ATGCACCGGGTGATCGAGCCGGGCAGCGCGCAGGAGTTCGAGTCGCTGCTCGAACCCCTGGTCGCCTCGCGCAGCGCGCTGTCCGAAGCAGATGCCGCCGATGTCGTCTGGTTCATCCGGCAATACCGGGGCGATGTGTTCCGCCTGCTGCCCGAGGCCATCGCCTTGCGGGAAATCCGGGCGCTGGTGGGCGGCGCGCTGCTGCTGCACGTGGACCGTGGCGCACCACGGGACGCCTTCCTGCAACGCCACATCGAGACGGCGACGGACGTGCTCCGGCTGGCCGTCGCGCTCAGCGGGGGAGACATATCGCTGGCGACCGCATCGAAGCGCTTCACGGCCATGAAGCGGGGAACGCGCCGCCTGCTGCTGGGCCTGCTCGACCGCGCCCCCAATGCCACGGAGGACGTGATGCGGCATGCCGAGCGCTGGAAGCGCCTGGCCGAAGTGCTGCACCCCGGCGACTACGCCGACAAATACCCGCAGGCCCTGGCCGCCCTCACGGCGGCACGCCGCAATGACGCGCCGGCCTCGTTCGGCTCGCGCGTCGAGACCCTGCTGGCCCGGCGCCACATCGCCGCCCTCACCCCGCTGCTGCGATCACGCCCCGGCGAATTCGCACGCCGGCTGGACGTGAGCCTGCGCCGGGCGGATGACGCAGGCGCCGTGCTGGACGCATTCGAGGCGGTTGCGGCGCAGGTGGCCACGCCCATCCTGCTGCAACTGCTGGCCCAGGCACGGGCGCCGCGCCCCCTGCCCTTGCGGGCCTTCACGCCCAAGGGCGCCGTGGCCAGGATCTACGGCATCGCGGACCGGCGCGACCCCCTGGCGCCCGAGCTGCTGGCCCGCACGGCCCGGATCTGCGAGGACGCGCTCATGGCGCGCTTCGCCAGACTGCCGCCGCTGGGCCCCTGCTTCATCGACCCCGCGCTGCGCGACTACGCGGTGCCGCTGGCGCAGCGTGCCGCATCGAAATCCCTGCGCACCCTGGTGCGCGGCAGCCGCCTGCCCCTGCCCGACACGCGCTTCATCCGCCTGTTCCTGTGGTGGAAGAATGGCCGCTCCCGCACGGACATCGACCTGTCCGCCGCCTTCTTCGATACCCGCTTCGTGTTCATGCAGACGGTCGCCTACTACAACCTGACCGCATTCGGCGGCTGCCACAGCGGCGACATCGTCGATGCGCCCCAGGGCGCCTCGGAGTTCATCGACCTGGACATCGACGCCCTCGTGGAAAAAGGCATTCGCTACGTCGTCACGTCCATCAACTCCTACACCGAACAGCCATACTGCGATCTGCCCGAATGCTTCGCCGGCTGGATGGCCCGCGCCGACACCGCATCGGGCGAAGCCTTCGAGCCGCGGTCCGTGGTCGACCGCATCGACATCGCATCCGACACCCAGATCTGCCTGCCCTTCGTCATGGACCTGCAGGAACGCCGCATGATCTGGGCCGACCTGGGCCTCACCGCGGCACCGCGCTGGAACAACGTCCGCAACAACCTCAGTGGCGTCTCCCTGATGATGCGGGCCCTGGTGCACACCCCCCGCCCCGATCTGGAAACCCTGTTCGACCTGCATGCGCGCGCACGCGGTGAACGCGTGGACGAGGCAGGGCAGGCGCAGACCGTGTTCGCCCCTCACCAGGGGGTGACCCCGCTGGAGGTGGATGTGATCCGCGCGCGGTTTCTGTGA